The window TTTTAAAAAAAAGTTTTACTATCAACGGAGAAAGTATTATGCCCAATGTAACTACAATGGCAGTAGAAAAGCTTACAAGAGTAAAAATAGAATTTAAAAATTCGTTTATTTCTTTTTTTGTTTTTTCGGATTCTTGCGAATCTTTGTGCTTTTGCAGATAGGCGTTAAAGGTCGGAATAAAGGCAACGGTTATGCTGTTTTCGGCAAAGAGCCTTCTAAAAAGATTGGGAAGCATAAAGGCTGTGGCAAAGGCATCCGCCAATGGCCCCGTCCCCAAAAAATGAGACATAGTCATCTGGCGGACAAGACCTAAAATCCTTGACCCTAAAACCAAAAGAGAAAGTTTTGACCCGCTTTTTACAAGAGATTTATTTTTATTTTCAAGCTTACCCATAACAAGCAAGGATTATACAGGCTTAGCGTTTATAATGCAAGAGCTTTACATATTCTCTTTATTTGTTTTCCGTCTTTTTAGGTCTGATACGGGTTTTGATCCAACCGACTAATGAGGCCGCTGCATAACCTATCGTATAATTTATGAATATATCTCTATACGCTGAGGACGCTAGAGGTTCTCTAAGTCCTGTTAGCCAAATATATCCAAACACAAGCAAGAGTGTCGGAACATATACGACGGCAGCCTTGAGCCAGTAATTTTTCA of the Treponema denticola ATCC 35405 genome contains:
- a CDS encoding DUF6608 family protein yields the protein MIKSIWNNWLKQAVFLYSALYTVATIFNSVLYLLNGTYEDPNGNWHELDRAIIVFIITLAYTLIKNLKLKNYWLKAAVVYVPTLLLVFGYIWLTGLREPLASSAYRDIFINYTIGYAAASLVGWIKTRIRPKKTENK